One stretch of Chryseobacterium fluminis DNA includes these proteins:
- a CDS encoding efflux RND transporter permease subunit, with translation MKLAEISIKRPSLVIVLFTILTLGGLLSYSMMGYELIPKFETNMVTISTVYPGASPAEVETSVTRKIEDAVGSLENVKKVESSSYESLSVIMVQLNTGADVNYALNDAQRKVNAILADLPDDADPPSLQKFSLDDLPIMTLSISSDKLNNKDLYDLLDKKIEPIFSRVNGVAQVDLVGGQEREIQVSLDEKKMQGYGLAIADVQQAILSSNLDFPTGALKTRTSRSTIRLSGKYRDIAEMNNLVVSNKSGAQVRLSDIATVFDTQKDVEKVARYNQNSTILLQVKKQSDANAVSVSELVQKTIADVQNNYKNQGIKINIVDDTTDFTLEAADHVIFDLFLAIILVAVVMLLFLHNIRNAFIVMVSIPMSLIATVIGMYLMGYTLNLMSLLGLSLVVGILVDDAIVVLENVYRHMEMGKSRIRAAYDGASEIGFTVTAITLVIVVVFLPIAMSSGLVSDILAQFCVTVVIATLFSLLASFTIIPWLSSRYGKLVHLSGKNPFERFILWFEKQLEKFTHWITGILEWALKTTLRRVMTVIVTFIILVSSFMLVAFGFIGGEFFPKMDRGQFLVQMELPKDASVEKTNQLTLEVEKYLRNDKDVVDMITTVGQQSSGFGGAQATLYQSEIQVILVDKSERNESTDIKSAKIKRALEEKFTGVEFKTAPIGLMGADNAPIEMVVTAQDNETANKEANRILALLKKVPGSVDAELSTDSGNPEVQVNIDRDKMASLGLNLSGVGQTMQTAFSGNTDGKFRAGEYEYDINIRFGDANRQSIDDVRNLMFTNPQGQQIRLSQFADVKMGSGPSLLERRDKSPSVKVKSKVVGRPVGDVANEWAAQFMDNEKTKPAGVSYIWSGDMENQTEGFGTLGIALLAAIVLVYLVMVSLYDSFVYPFVVLFSIPLALIGVMVILAITGNSLNIFTMLGMIMLIGLVAKNAIMIVDFANMRKAAGANTHDALIQANHARLRPILMTTIAMIFGMIPIAIAKGAGAEMNNGLAWVIIGGLTSSLFLTLIIVPVVYSLFDSILRRMGKHEKPDYEAEMKADYEHKELSEDGYTPKHID, from the coding sequence ATGAAGTTAGCAGAAATATCCATTAAAAGACCGTCCCTCGTTATCGTACTGTTTACGATACTTACGCTGGGAGGTTTATTAAGTTACTCCATGATGGGGTACGAATTGATTCCGAAGTTTGAGACGAATATGGTGACCATTTCTACGGTATATCCGGGAGCTTCCCCTGCTGAGGTGGAAACTTCGGTTACCCGTAAGATTGAAGACGCCGTTGGTTCCCTGGAAAATGTAAAAAAAGTAGAATCTTCATCATACGAAAGTTTATCGGTCATCATGGTTCAGCTGAACACCGGTGCCGATGTAAACTATGCACTGAATGATGCCCAGAGAAAGGTAAATGCTATCCTGGCAGACCTTCCGGACGATGCAGATCCGCCATCACTGCAAAAATTCTCACTGGATGATCTACCGATCATGACGCTGAGTATCTCGAGTGATAAACTGAATAATAAAGATCTTTATGACCTTTTAGATAAAAAGATAGAACCTATTTTCTCCCGTGTCAACGGGGTAGCCCAGGTGGATCTTGTCGGTGGACAGGAGAGAGAAATCCAGGTAAGTTTAGACGAAAAGAAAATGCAGGGATATGGTCTTGCCATTGCTGATGTACAGCAGGCTATTCTTTCTTCCAACTTAGATTTCCCGACGGGTGCTCTGAAGACCAGAACCTCAAGATCTACGATCAGACTGTCAGGGAAGTACCGTGATATTGCTGAAATGAATAATCTTGTGGTTTCCAATAAAAGCGGGGCACAGGTACGTTTATCAGATATTGCGACAGTTTTCGATACTCAGAAAGATGTAGAGAAGGTTGCGAGATACAACCAGAATTCAACAATTTTACTTCAGGTTAAAAAACAATCTGATGCGAATGCGGTTTCGGTTTCGGAATTAGTTCAGAAAACCATTGCTGATGTTCAGAACAATTATAAAAATCAGGGTATTAAGATCAATATTGTAGATGATACTACAGATTTCACCCTGGAAGCCGCGGATCACGTGATCTTCGATTTATTCTTAGCGATCATTCTGGTAGCCGTTGTAATGTTATTATTCCTTCACAATATCAGAAACGCATTTATTGTAATGGTTTCTATTCCGATGTCGTTAATTGCTACGGTAATCGGGATGTATCTGATGGGATATACGTTAAACCTGATGAGTTTATTAGGACTGTCATTGGTAGTAGGTATCCTTGTAGATGATGCGATCGTAGTACTGGAGAACGTATACCGTCACATGGAGATGGGGAAAAGCAGAATCCGGGCAGCCTATGATGGAGCTTCGGAGATCGGGTTTACCGTAACGGCGATTACATTGGTAATTGTGGTGGTATTCTTGCCGATCGCGATGAGTTCAGGATTGGTATCGGATATCCTGGCACAGTTCTGTGTTACCGTAGTGATTGCAACATTATTCTCCTTATTAGCCTCATTTACCATCATTCCGTGGTTGTCGTCAAGATATGGTAAACTGGTACACCTTTCGGGTAAAAATCCTTTTGAGAGATTTATCCTTTGGTTTGAGAAGCAGTTGGAAAAATTTACCCACTGGATTACAGGAATTTTAGAATGGGCACTGAAAACAACACTGAGAAGAGTGATGACCGTAATCGTAACCTTCATTATATTGGTGTCTTCATTCATGTTGGTAGCATTCGGATTTATTGGAGGAGAATTCTTCCCTAAGATGGACCGTGGACAGTTCCTTGTTCAGATGGAGTTACCAAAAGACGCTTCTGTAGAAAAAACCAATCAGCTGACCCTGGAGGTAGAGAAATACCTTAGAAATGATAAAGACGTAGTAGATATGATTACGACCGTAGGTCAGCAGTCATCAGGTTTCGGGGGAGCGCAGGCTACCTTGTACCAATCTGAGATCCAGGTAATTTTAGTAGATAAATCCGAGCGTAACGAAAGTACAGATATTAAGTCTGCCAAAATAAAGAGAGCGCTGGAAGAGAAATTCACCGGTGTAGAATTTAAAACCGCCCCGATCGGATTAATGGGAGCAGATAATGCCCCTATTGAAATGGTGGTAACGGCTCAGGATAACGAGACGGCAAACAAGGAAGCCAACAGGATTCTTGCATTGCTTAAAAAAGTGCCTGGATCTGTAGATGCAGAATTATCTACCGACTCTGGTAATCCGGAAGTGCAGGTGAATATCGACAGAGATAAAATGGCTTCTTTAGGTTTAAATCTTTCAGGAGTAGGACAAACGATGCAGACTGCATTCAGTGGAAATACCGACGGGAAATTCAGAGCCGGAGAATACGAATATGATATCAATATCCGTTTTGGTGATGCCAACAGACAGTCTATCGACGATGTAAGAAACCTGATGTTTACAAATCCTCAGGGACAGCAGATCAGATTAAGCCAGTTTGCAGACGTAAAAATGGGTTCAGGGCCAAGTTTATTGGAGCGTAGAGACAAGTCGCCTTCTGTAAAGGTGAAATCCAAAGTAGTAGGTCGTCCTGTAGGGGATGTGGCCAACGAATGGGCAGCACAGTTTATGGATAACGAGAAAACAAAACCTGCCGGTGTAAGCTACATCTGGAGCGGTGATATGGAAAACCAGACCGAAGGTTTCGGAACCCTGGGTATTGCATTACTTGCTGCAATTGTACTGGTTTATCTGGTAATGGTTTCGTTGTATGATTCATTTGTCTATCCGTTTGTGGTATTATTCTCCATCCCTCTGGCATTGATCGGGGTTATGGTGATCCTCGCCATCACCGGAAATTCACTGAATATCTTTACAATGTTGGGGATGATCATGTTGATTGGTTTGGTTGCGAAAAATGCGATTATGATTGTCGATTTCGCCAATATGAGAAAAGCAGCAGGGGCCAATACCCACGATGCTTTGATTCAGGCGAACCATGCCCGTCTGCGTCCGATCCTGATGACCACCATTGCGATGATCTTCGGTATGATTCCGATCGCAATTGCAAAAGGAGCAGGAGCAGAGATGAACAACGGATTGGCTTGGGTAATTATCGGGGGTCTGACCTCATCATTATTCCTGACGCTGATCATTGTACCGGTAGTATACTCACTATTCGATTCTATTTTAAGAAGAATGGGTAAACACGAAAAACCGGATTATGAAGCTGAAATGAAAGCTGATTACGAGCACAAAGAACTAAGTGAAGACGGGTATACCCCAAAACACATAGACTAA
- a CDS encoding IS110 family RNA-guided transposase, producing the protein MEKIFIGIDISKLTLDVFVNSYSTTQHYQIENCSKAIKKFFKSFPNDANTVVGMENTGRYNFELYEILSSMNLLVFVINPLHLKKSIGLLRGKNDKLDSQRICIFLEKNHMDLDPWTPKSSDIQKISLLNAERRHRVKIKAGLLRQMKDLSFLKNHTDKEIIKLNKQLILLLDKQIKTVEKKIVEIIESNVELKDQYKRIQTVPGVGKVLASMLIVKTNGFTEIQSARKMACYSGVVPFDHRSGSSIYYKPRVSTMADKELKKILHLAALSSIRLKNDLASYFQRKVLEGKNKMSVLNAIRNKIIHRVYALIKNNSVYKNKLLTS; encoded by the coding sequence ATGGAAAAAATTTTTATTGGAATTGACATCAGTAAATTAACTCTGGATGTTTTCGTTAATAGTTACTCTACAACACAACATTACCAAATTGAGAATTGTTCGAAAGCTATCAAAAAGTTTTTTAAGAGCTTTCCCAACGATGCAAATACCGTTGTAGGAATGGAGAATACAGGAAGATATAATTTTGAACTTTACGAAATTTTAAGCAGTATGAATCTGCTGGTTTTTGTTATAAATCCACTTCATTTAAAGAAAAGCATTGGTCTTCTAAGGGGTAAGAATGATAAACTCGACAGTCAGAGGATTTGTATTTTTTTAGAGAAAAACCATATGGATTTAGACCCTTGGACTCCTAAATCGTCAGATATTCAAAAAATAAGTTTATTGAATGCCGAACGCAGGCACAGAGTAAAAATAAAAGCAGGTTTATTAAGACAGATGAAAGATTTAAGTTTTCTTAAAAATCATACAGATAAGGAAATTATAAAACTTAATAAGCAACTCATTTTACTTTTAGATAAACAGATTAAAACAGTTGAGAAAAAGATTGTAGAGATTATTGAATCGAATGTAGAATTGAAGGATCAATATAAAAGAATACAGACTGTCCCAGGTGTTGGAAAAGTATTGGCTAGTATGTTAATTGTCAAAACTAATGGATTTACAGAGATTCAATCGGCAAGAAAGATGGCTTGTTATTCAGGAGTAGTTCCGTTTGATCATCGCTCCGGTTCATCAATCTATTACAAACCTCGAGTCTCTACAATGGCTGACAAGGAGTTAAAAAAGATTTTACATTTAGCTGCTTTAAGTTCTATAAGATTGAAAAATGATCTAGCTTCATACTTTCAAAGAAAAGTTTTGGAGGGAAAGAATAAGATGTCTGTGTTAAATGCAATTAGAAATAAAATCATACACAGAGTTTATGCTCTTATAAAAAATAATTCTGTTTATAAAAATAAGTTGCTCACGTCATAG
- the hisS gene encoding histidine--tRNA ligase produces the protein MKPGLAKGTRDFTAVEVSRRRFIINTLQKNFELFGFQPLETPSFENLSTLTGKYGEEGDRLIFKILNSGDYTSKVNQEEWENKNHQKLISQISDKALRYDLTVPFARFVAMNHNQLTFPFKRYQIQPVWRADRPQKGRFREFYQCDADVVGSESLIQEVELIQLYLKSFADLKVPVTIHLNNRKVLSGLAEYAKITDQLIDFTVALDKLDKIGKEGVVKELLERGIAQESVDKLDFLFTQSDDALENLRQLKEKFTGNEVGLKGVEELEFVLTQSVNLGVDIRNLVFNITLARGLDYYTGAIFEVKADEVQMGSIGGGGRYDNLTEVFGVKNIPGIGISFGLDRIYLVMEELGLFPEEAASKVDYLFANFGGEETLEALKLIKQLREKGISAEIYPEAAKIGKQFTYAEKKGIRNLVFLGEEEIRNGNVTYKDLQAGEQKTVSVEEFLNNEK, from the coding sequence ATGAAACCAGGTTTAGCAAAAGGAACGAGAGATTTTACAGCAGTAGAAGTGTCAAGAAGGAGATTTATTATCAATACGCTGCAGAAGAACTTCGAGCTGTTTGGATTCCAGCCTTTGGAAACTCCGAGCTTTGAAAATCTTTCTACATTAACAGGTAAATACGGAGAGGAGGGAGATCGCCTGATTTTTAAGATATTAAATTCAGGAGATTATACTTCAAAAGTGAACCAGGAAGAATGGGAAAACAAAAACCATCAGAAACTGATTTCTCAAATTTCCGACAAAGCCCTTCGTTATGACCTTACGGTACCTTTTGCAAGATTCGTGGCGATGAATCACAATCAACTGACTTTCCCCTTCAAAAGATATCAGATTCAGCCGGTCTGGAGAGCAGACCGTCCCCAAAAAGGCAGATTCAGAGAGTTCTACCAGTGTGATGCCGACGTAGTAGGAAGTGAAAGCCTGATTCAGGAAGTAGAGCTGATTCAGCTGTACCTGAAATCTTTTGCGGATTTAAAAGTTCCGGTTACCATTCACCTCAACAACAGAAAAGTCCTTTCAGGTCTGGCTGAATATGCCAAAATTACCGATCAACTGATTGATTTTACCGTGGCTCTTGATAAATTGGACAAAATTGGGAAAGAAGGGGTTGTAAAAGAGCTTCTGGAAAGAGGGATAGCCCAGGAATCTGTTGATAAGCTGGATTTCCTTTTTACTCAATCTGATGATGCCCTGGAAAACCTACGGCAACTGAAAGAAAAATTCACAGGAAACGAAGTTGGATTAAAGGGAGTGGAAGAACTGGAGTTTGTTTTAACACAGTCAGTTAATCTGGGGGTTGATATTCGGAATCTGGTTTTTAATATTACTCTGGCTAGAGGTTTAGATTATTATACCGGAGCGATTTTCGAAGTGAAGGCGGATGAAGTGCAGATGGGATCTATCGGAGGCGGTGGACGATACGACAACCTTACGGAGGTTTTCGGTGTGAAAAATATCCCGGGAATCGGAATATCATTCGGATTGGACAGAATTTATCTCGTGATGGAAGAATTAGGACTTTTCCCTGAAGAAGCAGCCTCGAAAGTAGATTACTTATTTGCCAACTTCGGTGGTGAAGAGACTTTGGAGGCTTTAAAATTAATCAAACAGTTAAGAGAAAAAGGGATTTCTGCCGAAATCTATCCTGAGGCTGCAAAAATAGGGAAGCAATTTACCTATGCAGAAAAAAAAGGAATCAGAAATCTTGTTTTTTTAGGAGAAGAAGAGATCAGAAATGGAAATGTAACGTATAAAGACCTCCAGGCCGGAGAACAGAAAACCGTTTCTGTAGAAGAATTTTTAAATAATGAAAAATAG
- a CDS encoding single-stranded DNA-binding protein → MSLRNTVTLIGYTGKEVETVNFDNGSLKASVSLATSDHYTNAKGEKIEETQWHTLVAFGKVAEIFQKYVSKGKEIAVEGKLTYRSYDDKDGVKRYITEIKVDEILLLGSK, encoded by the coding sequence ATGTCACTAAGAAACACCGTAACATTAATAGGTTACACAGGAAAAGAAGTAGAAACCGTAAATTTCGATAACGGAAGTTTAAAAGCAAGTGTATCACTCGCTACCAGCGATCACTACACCAATGCAAAAGGGGAGAAAATAGAGGAAACGCAATGGCATACGCTGGTGGCATTCGGAAAAGTCGCCGAAATTTTTCAGAAGTATGTTTCTAAAGGGAAAGAAATTGCAGTAGAAGGCAAATTAACCTACCGGTCATATGACGATAAAGACGGCGTAAAAAGATATATCACCGAAATTAAAGTGGATGAGATTCTGCTTTTAGGAAGTAAATAA
- a CDS encoding HPP family protein, giving the protein MKKTIKRTFRVSKYVIYRETLVDYKEHFWSFLGAFFGIGIIAFMQSHTLAATENIFLIGSFGASSVLIYGAIQSPLAQPRNLVGGHVISAIVGVTVYKIVPDIIWLSAPLAVAFSIILMQYTKTLHPPGGATALIAVSSTGKIPELGYWYVISPVLSGCIILLLVALFFNNLTSNRSYPTHSRLKRLLQKKHKPKMKNKL; this is encoded by the coding sequence ATGAAGAAGACCATCAAAAGAACATTCAGGGTTTCAAAATACGTCATTTACAGGGAAACACTGGTAGATTATAAAGAACATTTCTGGTCATTTCTGGGAGCATTTTTCGGTATTGGAATTATTGCCTTTATGCAGTCCCATACTTTGGCAGCTACAGAAAATATCTTTTTAATCGGTTCTTTCGGAGCTTCGAGTGTTCTGATCTACGGCGCGATTCAGAGTCCGCTGGCCCAACCGCGAAATCTGGTGGGAGGACATGTTATCTCAGCAATTGTAGGGGTAACGGTCTACAAGATCGTCCCGGATATCATCTGGCTTTCTGCTCCGTTGGCAGTAGCGTTCTCTATCATACTGATGCAGTATACAAAAACGCTTCATCCACCGGGCGGAGCCACCGCCCTGATCGCGGTAAGCTCCACAGGAAAAATTCCTGAACTGGGATACTGGTACGTAATATCCCCGGTATTATCCGGATGCATCATCTTATTACTGGTTGCCTTATTTTTTAACAACCTTACCTCCAACAGAAGCTACCCTACCCACAGCAGGCTTAAGCGTCTGCTTCAGAAAAAACACAAACCCAAAATGAAAAATAAATTATGA
- a CDS encoding helix-turn-helix transcriptional regulator, whose translation MQKEKLRSVRKRKGYTQQQIADVLATDVSNYCRKESGDVKIIHEEWAKIADFLNVPLEEIYEEEGALTVINNNNSTFNDSPGSGASAGGQNTNTFNNEMSIEMIKNLQEYITLLKEKISHLEEKEKNQGT comes from the coding sequence ATGCAAAAAGAAAAATTACGATCGGTACGAAAGAGAAAAGGCTACACACAGCAGCAGATTGCGGATGTGCTGGCAACGGATGTTTCCAACTACTGTAGGAAGGAAAGCGGAGATGTGAAAATCATCCATGAAGAATGGGCAAAAATAGCCGATTTTCTGAATGTTCCTTTAGAGGAAATCTACGAAGAAGAAGGAGCTTTAACTGTTATTAATAACAATAATTCGACATTTAATGACAGTCCTGGCTCCGGTGCTAGTGCAGGAGGTCAAAATACGAACACTTTCAATAATGAAATGAGTATTGAAATGATCAAGAACTTGCAGGAATATATCACTCTGCTAAAAGAAAAAATCAGCCATCTTGAGGAGAAAGAGAAGAATCAGGGTACATAA
- a CDS encoding TIGR01777 family oxidoreductase has product MKEVVLITGAGGMIAKELSKKLSKEYEVRLLTRKKKHHNEFEWDIDRQTIDESAFENVSHIIHLAGANISEKRWTDERKKQLISSRVESAKLLLNILRKKNIRLKSFISASGINYYGTVTSEKIFTEQDPPGNDFLSEVVILWEKAADDFKEQNIAERVVKMRTAVVLSEKDGALKKMVPTIKNYIGSPLGTGKQYMPWIHIKDICSMYEFALRNKEVQGSYNATSPQHTTNENLTKKIAEVLKKPLLMPNVPGFVLKLIFGDLADAVLEGSRASSEKIQQKGFRFEFPDLKKALEDLLNQ; this is encoded by the coding sequence ATGAAGGAAGTTGTTTTGATCACGGGTGCGGGCGGCATGATTGCCAAGGAACTGTCCAAAAAACTGAGTAAAGAATATGAAGTCCGGCTTCTGACCCGAAAAAAGAAACATCACAACGAATTTGAATGGGATATCGACCGGCAGACGATCGATGAATCTGCTTTTGAAAATGTTTCCCACATCATTCATCTTGCAGGCGCCAATATTTCCGAAAAGCGCTGGACAGACGAAAGAAAAAAGCAGTTGATTTCAAGCCGCGTAGAATCTGCAAAACTACTTCTGAATATCCTGCGGAAGAAAAACATCAGATTAAAATCCTTCATTTCCGCTTCCGGAATCAATTATTACGGCACCGTGACGTCCGAGAAAATTTTCACGGAGCAGGATCCTCCCGGAAATGATTTTTTAAGCGAAGTCGTTATCCTGTGGGAAAAGGCTGCTGATGATTTTAAAGAACAGAATATCGCAGAGCGGGTGGTAAAAATGAGAACAGCCGTTGTTCTTTCGGAAAAAGACGGCGCTTTAAAAAAAATGGTTCCCACGATCAAAAATTACATAGGCTCTCCTTTGGGAACAGGCAAACAGTATATGCCATGGATTCATATAAAAGATATCTGCTCGATGTACGAGTTTGCACTGAGAAACAAAGAAGTACAGGGAAGCTATAATGCCACTTCGCCGCAGCATACTACCAACGAAAATCTAACAAAAAAAATAGCAGAAGTTTTAAAAAAGCCTTTGTTGATGCCCAATGTTCCTGGTTTTGTATTAAAACTTATCTTTGGGGACCTGGCAGATGCTGTATTGGAAGGCTCCAGGGCATCTTCGGAAAAAATACAGCAGAAAGGCTTCCGTTTTGAATTCCCCGATCTGAAAAAGGCGCTGGAAGATTTGCTCAACCAATAA
- a CDS encoding helix-turn-helix transcriptional regulator, whose protein sequence is MQKEKLRSVRKRKGYTQQQIADVLATDVSNYCRKESGDVKIIHEEWAKIADFLNVPLEEIYEEEGALTVINNNNSTFNDSPGSGASAGGQNTNTFNNEMSIEMIKNLQEYITLLKEKISHLEEKGNNPEK, encoded by the coding sequence ATGCAAAAAGAAAAATTACGATCAGTACGAAAGAGAAAAGGCTACACACAGCAGCAGATTGCGGATGTGCTGGCAACGGATGTTTCCAACTACTGCAGAAAAGAAAGCGGAGATGTGAAAATCATCCATGAAGAATGGGCAAAAATAGCCGATTTCCTGAATGTTCCTTTAGAGGAAATCTACGAAGAAGAAGGAGCTTTAACTGTTATTAATAACAATAATTCGACATTTAATGACAGTCCTGGCTCCGGTGCTAGTGCAGGAGGTCAAAATACGAACACTTTCAATAATGAAATGAGTATTGAAATGATCAAGAACTTGCAGGAATATATTACTCTGCTAAAAGAAAAAATCAGCCATCTTGAGGAGAAAGGAAATAATCCGGAGAAATAA
- the nudK gene encoding GDP-mannose pyrophosphatase NudK yields MQDIKVNIEKTEILSDNWYTLKKVTFNISKKDGTGETQSREAYDRGNGAVILLYNTASGKIILTRQFRLPTFINGNPDGMLIEACAGLLDNDNPEECIKRETEEETGYKISKAEKIFEAYMSPGSVTEILHFFIAQYAAEMKMTEGGGLADEGENIEVLEFSFEEALKMIDNGEIRDAKTIMLIQYLRIKNIL; encoded by the coding sequence ATGCAGGATATAAAAGTAAACATTGAAAAAACTGAAATTTTATCTGATAACTGGTATACTTTAAAAAAAGTAACGTTCAATATCTCAAAAAAAGACGGAACCGGGGAAACCCAAAGCAGAGAGGCCTATGACCGGGGAAACGGAGCCGTTATTTTATTATACAACACAGCTTCAGGTAAAATTATCCTGACCAGACAATTCAGACTGCCTACTTTCATCAACGGAAATCCGGACGGAATGCTGATCGAAGCCTGCGCCGGGCTGCTGGATAATGACAATCCCGAAGAATGCATTAAAAGGGAAACCGAAGAGGAAACCGGCTACAAAATTTCGAAAGCAGAAAAGATCTTCGAAGCCTATATGTCGCCGGGCTCCGTGACAGAGATTCTTCATTTTTTTATAGCCCAATATGCTGCAGAAATGAAAATGACAGAGGGCGGCGGACTCGCCGATGAAGGTGAAAATATAGAAGTACTCGAATTTTCTTTTGAGGAAGCTTTAAAAATGATCGATAACGGCGAAATCAGAGATGCCAAAACCATTATGCTTATCCAATACCTTCGAATTAAAAATATTTTATAG
- a CDS encoding GLPGLI family protein, translating to MKCYLLFFLVSIQFFSAQSQTLQSEYEVIYKVKIHPDTLNRTNVLQEYSSLLIKDNTSLFKSTQKAKSDSIALALGKKQWENPIDGKIVVDLRNVPKVNFKDEVYLDKGKQTIFKELLKTKFSFPLEDQLGWKIEDETKTIENYICKKATTKYKNRTYVAWFSSAVPIPDGPYIFKNLPGLILEVYDTNDFLRFTLVSLKKVEKPILIMKDVFSTDYKTYKKARKNFLDDPAGAVSNQTGMALSPQNMARINENARRYNNYFD from the coding sequence ATGAAATGTTATCTTCTGTTTTTCTTAGTCTCAATACAGTTCTTTTCAGCGCAGTCACAAACCTTGCAATCAGAATATGAAGTCATTTATAAAGTGAAAATCCATCCTGATACTCTGAACCGGACAAATGTATTACAGGAATATTCTTCATTACTTATAAAAGACAATACATCTTTGTTTAAAAGTACTCAGAAAGCAAAAAGCGATTCAATAGCCTTAGCACTAGGCAAGAAACAGTGGGAAAATCCTATTGATGGGAAAATCGTTGTGGACCTTCGTAATGTACCCAAGGTTAATTTCAAAGATGAAGTTTATCTTGATAAAGGAAAACAAACCATTTTCAAAGAATTACTTAAAACAAAGTTCTCTTTCCCGTTGGAGGATCAGCTGGGTTGGAAAATAGAAGATGAGACAAAAACAATAGAAAACTATATTTGCAAAAAAGCAACAACAAAGTACAAAAACAGAACGTATGTTGCATGGTTTTCAAGTGCTGTACCTATTCCGGATGGCCCCTATATCTTTAAAAATTTACCCGGTTTAATATTGGAAGTTTATGATACGAATGATTTTTTAAGATTTACGTTAGTAAGCTTGAAAAAAGTTGAAAAGCCCATACTTATTATGAAAGATGTCTTTTCCACGGATTATAAGACTTATAAAAAGGCCCGAAAAAACTTTTTAGACGATCCTGCCGGTGCAGTTTCCAATCAAACCGGAATGGCTCTTTCACCACAAAATATGGCGCGAATTAATGAAAATGCAAGACGATATAACAATTATTTTGATTAA
- a CDS encoding KTSC domain-containing protein has translation MKKLGEYRKLLEVDKNVTLKELKTIYRNTMKDTHPDKFINDEAGKLEAEEKSKTVIEAYHFLVSINPETQEKYKEEYTETVTKSNIQDFYLEKSVLTVQHLNGNMYEYIGVPRNTYIKMVNSDSPSRFARRHIYGSFVYRKSGEVMAD, from the coding sequence ATGAAAAAATTAGGCGAATACAGAAAGCTTCTTGAGGTTGATAAAAATGTTACACTGAAAGAACTGAAAACCATTTACAGGAATACGATGAAAGATACGCATCCTGATAAATTCATCAATGATGAAGCGGGAAAGCTGGAAGCAGAAGAAAAAAGTAAGACTGTGATTGAAGCCTACCATTTTTTGGTAAGTATCAATCCGGAAACCCAGGAAAAATATAAGGAAGAATATACAGAGACGGTAACCAAATCTAATATTCAGGATTTTTATTTAGAAAAATCGGTGTTGACGGTTCAGCATCTGAACGGAAATATGTACGAATATATCGGAGTACCAAGAAATACCTATATTAAAATGGTAAATTCTGATTCTCCAAGCCGTTTTGCGAGAAGACATATCTATGGAAGTTTTGTCTATAGGAAGTCCGGCGAAGTAATGGCTGATTAA
- a CDS encoding HRDC domain-containing protein: MMKVEVFKIRLARDFLHRDQQALNAFLEGKEILKAETAFVNDDNYWSVVLYFDEPKPIQQNTVKDPKTIKYSAESDALNSDEEKILDALKEWRSEKARKQSLPTYFIATNKELISVAKYKPAKKEELLDIKGFGKHKIENYGEEILEILEST; the protein is encoded by the coding sequence ATGATGAAAGTAGAAGTTTTTAAAATCAGACTCGCCCGGGATTTTCTGCACAGAGATCAGCAGGCGCTCAACGCTTTCCTGGAGGGAAAAGAAATTCTAAAAGCAGAAACCGCTTTTGTGAATGATGACAATTACTGGTCTGTCGTTCTGTATTTCGATGAGCCAAAACCCATACAGCAAAATACGGTGAAAGATCCCAAGACCATCAAGTACTCTGCTGAAAGCGACGCGCTGAATTCGGACGAAGAAAAAATTCTGGATGCCCTGAAAGAATGGCGGTCCGAAAAAGCCAGAAAGCAAAGCCTGCCGACTTATTTTATCGCGACTAATAAAGAACTGATTTCCGTGGCTAAATATAAACCCGCCAAAAAGGAAGAATTGCTGGATATCAAAGGTTTTGGAAAACATAAAATCGAAAACTACGGCGAAGAAATTTTAGAAATTCTTGAAAGTACCTGA